One genomic segment of Erythrolamprus reginae isolate rEryReg1 chromosome 2, rEryReg1.hap1, whole genome shotgun sequence includes these proteins:
- the LOC139160611 gene encoding putative protein-lysine deacylase ABHD14B produces MAAIQVTEETIIVGGQTLFSRQAKPTQPAPRLYVLLLHGIRFSSETWLNLQTLSKLAEAGYHAVAIDLPGFGRSKDAVAPAPVAEPAPGSFLKDVLEALKFEKAVVISPSLSGMYSLPFLFQHNHLLKAYIPVAPICTDKFLPTQYASVKTPTLIVYGDQDAELGEVSLNNLKNLPNHKIMMLKGAGHACYIDKPDEWHQRLLDFLKNIE; encoded by the exons ATGGCTGCCATACAGGTGACAGAGGAAACCATCATAGTGGGTGGGCAAACTCTGTTCTCCCGCCAGGCTAAACCTACACAACCGGCTCCTCGTCTTTATGTCTTGCTGCTCCATGGCATTCGTTTTTCATCAGAGACGTGGCTCAACCTGCAGACTTTGTctaagttggcagaagctggatACCATGCTGTAGCTATTGACCTGCCAG GATTCGGCCGCTCTAAAGATGCTGTTGCTCCAGCTCCTGTTGCAGAGCCCGCCCCAGGCAGTTTCTTGAAGGATGTCTTAGAGGCCCTGAAATTCGAAAAAGCAGTGGTGATCAGTCCCTCTCTCAGTGGCATGTACTCGCTCCCATTCCTTTTTCAGCACAATCACCTTCTGAAGGCCTACATCCCAGTGGCTCCCATCTGCACAGATAAGTTCCTTCCCACCCAGTATGCCAGTGTCAAG ACACCAACTCTCATTGTATATGGGGATCAAGATGCCGAACTGGGTGAAGTGAGCCTGAACAACTTGAAGAATTTACCTAATCACAAGATAATGATGCTGAAAGGGGCAGGCCATGCCTGTTACATTGACAAGCCAGATGAGTGGCACCAGAGGCTGCTGGATTTCCTGAAGAACATAGAGTAA